A stretch of the Streptosporangium sp. NBC_01755 genome encodes the following:
- a CDS encoding substrate-binding domain-containing protein, with protein MDGTAADGTAVDGPPSGATPDSQVRMHSCRSHRPVRQPTHRLGRAATELLLDECDNPESHAHQQVMFQPELIVRESTR; from the coding sequence GTGGACGGAACCGCAGCGGACGGAACCGCGGTGGACGGCCCTCCGTCCGGAGCGACACCCGACTCCCAGGTGCGGATGCACTCCTGCAGGAGCCACAGGCCGGTCCGGCAGCCGACCCACCGGCTCGGCAGGGCGGCCACCGAACTGCTGCTGGACGAGTGCGACAACCCGGAATCCCACGCCCACCAGCAGGTCATGTTCCAGCCCGAGCTGATCGTCCGCGAGTCGACCCGCTGA
- a CDS encoding alpha/beta hydrolase, which translates to MPVMPGAEAYHHAGGQIGVLLCHGFTGSPQSLRPWGEYLAAAGMTVSLPRLPGHGTTWQEMNHTRWEDWYAELDKSLADLRGSCAEVFVMGLSLGGCMALRLAEVHGDGIRGLVIVNPSVTNDVPLLRLAPLIRLVIASVPGVAGDIKKEGATELGYSRTPIKAAATLPRLWSLTQSELGKVTQPVLVFHSPQDHVVKPASVRILREKVTGGNLNVVELADSYHVATLDNDADRIFAGSLEFVKTNASVPLQRD; encoded by the coding sequence ATGCCAGTCATGCCCGGTGCGGAGGCGTACCACCATGCGGGAGGACAGATCGGCGTCCTGCTCTGTCATGGATTCACCGGATCGCCGCAGTCCCTGCGCCCGTGGGGCGAATACCTGGCGGCGGCGGGCATGACCGTGTCGCTACCGCGGCTGCCCGGCCACGGCACCACCTGGCAGGAGATGAACCACACCCGCTGGGAGGACTGGTACGCCGAGCTGGACAAGTCCCTGGCGGACCTGCGCGGCAGCTGCGCCGAGGTCTTCGTCATGGGCCTGTCGCTCGGCGGCTGCATGGCACTGCGGCTGGCCGAGGTGCACGGCGACGGGATCAGGGGGCTGGTGATCGTCAACCCGTCGGTGACCAACGACGTGCCGCTGCTCAGGCTGGCACCCCTGATCAGGCTCGTGATCGCGTCGGTGCCCGGCGTGGCGGGAGACATCAAGAAGGAGGGGGCGACCGAGCTCGGTTACTCGCGCACGCCGATCAAGGCCGCGGCCACCCTCCCCCGGCTCTGGTCTCTGACCCAGTCGGAACTGGGCAAGGTCACCCAACCTGTCTTGGTTTTCCATAGTCCGCAGGATCATGTTGTGAAACCGGCGAGTGTGCGTATTCTGCGTGAGAAGGTGACCGGGGGGAATCTGAATGTGGTGGAGCTCGCCGACAGCTACCACGTCGCGACTCTTGACAACGATGCGGATCGGATCTTTGCGGGGAGCCTGGAGTTCGTCAAGACGAACGCGTCTGTACCCTTGCAGAGAGACTGA
- a CDS encoding VIT domain-containing protein, translating into MTISITTLPPEECSPVPDAGLGALSTERGNLPLESVDVTASVSGLMAGVEVVQGFRNPHDVALEATYVFPLPDRAAVTAFRMEAGGRVIEGVLKERGQARADYDQAIAQGRRAAIAEEDRPDVFTIRVGNIVPGERVTVRLTLNQPLPYEDGAATFRFPLVVAPRYVPGAPLDGERAGDGWAPDTDAVPDASRITPPVLLPGFPNPVRLSLAVTVDPAGLELREIRSSLHVVLQEEDTTIRLQPGERLDRDFILRLATGASTSLALAPDDENGEGTFTLTVVPDPAPAGARAKDVVLVLDRSGSMTGWKMVAARRAAARIVDTLTSRDRFAVLSFDTVVEQPDGLDEGLSEASDRNRYRAVEHLARLEARGGTEMLAPLEQAAALLADSGRDRVLVLVTDGQVGNEDQILKRTGSRLAGVRVHTVGIDRAVNAGFLGRLAGLGGGRCELVESEDRLDEAMEHIHRRIGAPLVTDLALHAEGLDLVTETIGHVGSIYPGVPLTVLGRYRGTASGALTVRGLDAAGLPWERRVTSATVDNPAVRAIWARGRLRTLEDRYATGDRSLEAEIVETSLRYGVLCRFTAFVAVDTEVVAEGGPGHRVIQPVELPSGWESPVAAAPMMLTSPASASAAPSPPMGPPGMAAPGSAPKFAASAIGGGLPQEAAAGGFDDRARMLPRPMPAPKSQSRPQEPPREQLAEELRRLRAAASLPATERLLILEDLGSRLAALAVYLGGHAELAALAEELQAGGDVDALWQRAVEGLEALVGSGGRRPFWKR; encoded by the coding sequence ATGACCATCTCGATCACAACACTGCCGCCGGAGGAGTGCTCGCCCGTCCCGGACGCCGGACTGGGGGCGCTCAGCACCGAGCGCGGCAACCTGCCGCTGGAGAGCGTGGACGTGACCGCCTCCGTGTCCGGCCTGATGGCCGGGGTCGAGGTGGTCCAGGGCTTCCGCAACCCGCACGACGTGGCGCTGGAGGCGACGTACGTCTTCCCGCTGCCCGACCGCGCCGCCGTGACCGCCTTCAGGATGGAGGCCGGCGGGCGGGTCATCGAGGGCGTGCTCAAGGAGCGCGGCCAGGCCAGGGCCGACTACGACCAGGCGATCGCCCAGGGCAGGCGGGCCGCGATCGCCGAGGAGGACCGCCCCGACGTCTTCACCATCAGGGTCGGCAACATCGTGCCCGGCGAGCGGGTCACCGTCCGTCTCACGCTGAACCAGCCGCTCCCGTACGAGGACGGCGCGGCCACCTTCCGCTTCCCGCTGGTCGTCGCCCCCCGCTACGTCCCCGGCGCCCCGCTGGACGGCGAGCGGGCGGGCGACGGGTGGGCCCCGGACACCGACGCGGTCCCCGACGCCTCCAGGATCACCCCTCCGGTGCTGCTGCCCGGCTTCCCCAACCCGGTCCGGCTCTCGCTGGCCGTCACCGTCGACCCGGCCGGCCTGGAGCTGCGCGAGATCCGCTCCAGCCTGCACGTGGTCCTCCAGGAGGAGGACACCACGATCCGCCTCCAGCCGGGCGAGCGGCTTGACCGCGACTTCATCCTGCGCCTGGCCACGGGCGCCTCCACCTCTCTGGCGCTGGCCCCCGACGACGAGAACGGCGAGGGCACGTTCACGCTGACCGTCGTCCCCGACCCGGCGCCCGCCGGAGCGAGGGCCAAGGACGTGGTGCTGGTGCTCGACCGTTCGGGCAGCATGACCGGCTGGAAGATGGTGGCCGCCCGGCGCGCCGCCGCCCGCATCGTCGACACGCTCACCTCCCGCGACCGATTCGCGGTGCTCTCCTTCGACACCGTCGTGGAGCAGCCGGACGGGCTCGACGAAGGACTGTCGGAGGCGTCCGACCGCAACCGCTACCGGGCCGTGGAGCATCTGGCCAGGCTGGAGGCGCGCGGCGGCACCGAGATGCTGGCCCCGCTTGAGCAGGCCGCCGCGCTGCTCGCCGACTCCGGCAGGGACCGGGTGCTGGTGCTCGTCACCGACGGGCAGGTGGGCAACGAGGACCAGATCCTGAAACGGACCGGATCCCGGCTGGCCGGAGTCCGGGTGCACACGGTCGGCATCGACCGAGCGGTCAACGCCGGTTTCCTGGGCAGGCTCGCCGGGCTGGGCGGGGGCCGGTGCGAGCTGGTCGAGTCCGAGGACCGGCTGGACGAGGCGATGGAGCACATCCACCGCAGGATCGGCGCCCCCCTGGTCACCGACCTGGCCCTGCACGCCGAAGGGCTCGACCTGGTCACCGAGACGATCGGCCACGTCGGCTCGATCTACCCGGGCGTCCCGCTCACCGTCCTCGGCCGCTACCGAGGCACGGCCTCGGGGGCGCTGACCGTCCGGGGCCTGGACGCCGCCGGCCTGCCGTGGGAGCGCCGGGTCACCTCCGCGACGGTGGACAACCCGGCGGTACGGGCGATCTGGGCGCGGGGGCGGCTGCGGACCCTGGAGGACCGCTACGCGACCGGCGACCGGTCACTGGAGGCCGAGATCGTGGAGACCTCGCTCAGGTACGGGGTGCTCTGCCGGTTCACCGCCTTCGTCGCGGTCGACACGGAGGTGGTCGCCGAGGGCGGTCCCGGGCACCGGGTGATCCAGCCGGTGGAGCTGCCCAGCGGCTGGGAGAGCCCCGTCGCCGCCGCACCGATGATGCTGACCTCGCCGGCAAGCGCGAGCGCGGCCCCGAGCCCGCCGATGGGACCGCCCGGGATGGCCGCACCCGGTTCCGCGCCGAAGTTCGCGGCGAGCGCGATCGGCGGCGGCCTGCCGCAGGAGGCGGCGGCCGGCGGCTTCGACGACCGCGCCCGGATGCTGCCACGCCCGATGCCGGCCCCCAAGTCGCAGAGCAGGCCGCAGGAGCCGCCGAGGGAGCAGCTCGCCGAGGAGCTGAGGCGGCTGCGCGCCGCCGCGTCCCTGCCCGCCACCGAACGGCTGCTCATCCTGGAGGACCTGGGCAGCCGCCTCGCGGCCCTGGCCGTCTACCTCGGCGGCCACGCCGAGCTGGCGGCCCTGGCCGAGGAACTGCAGGCCGGCGGGGACGTGGACGCCCTGTGGCAGCGGGCCGTGGAGGGGCTGGAAGCCCTGGTGGGCTCCGGCGGGCGCCGACCGTTCTGGAAGCGGTGA
- a CDS encoding UTRA domain-containing protein, with product MLRATGNGYRSGERAEILSAGIVPASEEIADALGVETGTSVVRRRRAYHDDRGAVVVSTSWLPGELGEAASELLVAEPLPQMTFGLVEDRTGRRAVRRRDIVAIKPVPEDIASVFGVQNGLPVLTMTNFYWDQYGDVTEYAVDFLAPGRELAADHDLE from the coding sequence ATGCTGAGGGCGACCGGGAACGGATATCGCTCAGGCGAGCGGGCCGAGATCCTGAGCGCCGGAATTGTCCCGGCATCCGAGGAGATCGCGGATGCGCTGGGAGTCGAGACAGGGACCTCCGTCGTTCGGCGGCGCCGTGCGTACCATGACGACAGGGGTGCCGTCGTGGTGTCCACCTCGTGGCTTCCCGGCGAGCTGGGCGAGGCGGCATCCGAACTACTGGTCGCGGAGCCGCTCCCTCAGATGACCTTCGGGCTGGTCGAGGACCGGACCGGCCGAAGGGCCGTCCGGCGCCGTGACATCGTCGCCATCAAACCGGTCCCAGAGGACATCGCCTCGGTGTTCGGCGTGCAGAACGGCCTGCCGGTGCTCACCATGACCAACTTCTATTGGGATCAGTACGGTGACGTGACCGAGTACGCCGTGGATTTCCTCGCTCCTGGGCGCGAACTCGCGGCTGACCACGACCTGGAATAG
- a CDS encoding FGGY-family carbohydrate kinase yields MASPAAAPGGRVDLEALLEQAAREAPFRSVVDADNPIFHAPGDMPGRIADFCRRSGRPVPETRARTVRCVIDSLAPAHRAALQDAVRLTGRAVDTIHIVGGGSRNALLCRLTADACGLPVVAGPVEATSIGNVLVQARADGVVSGPLADLRGLIRRTQHLERYNPDPAAEVPSAGTFGRPVR; encoded by the coding sequence GTGGCGTCGCCCGCCGCGGCGCCGGGCGGACGTGTCGACCTGGAGGCGCTGCTTGAGCAGGCCGCGCGGGAGGCGCCGTTCCGGTCGGTGGTGGACGCCGACAACCCGATCTTCCACGCGCCCGGCGACATGCCCGGACGCATCGCCGACTTCTGCCGCCGCAGCGGCCGGCCCGTCCCGGAGACCCGCGCGAGGACCGTCCGCTGCGTGATCGACTCCCTCGCGCCGGCACACCGGGCCGCGCTCCAGGACGCCGTGCGGCTCACCGGGCGGGCGGTGGACACGATCCACATCGTCGGCGGAGGCTCGCGCAACGCCCTGCTCTGCCGGCTCACCGCCGACGCCTGCGGTCTTCCCGTGGTCGCGGGCCCGGTCGAGGCCACCTCGATCGGCAACGTCCTGGTTCAGGCCAGGGCCGACGGCGTCGTCTCCGGCCCCCTGGCCGACCTGCGCGGCCTGATCCGGCGCACCCAGCACCTGGAGCGCTACAACCCCGACCCGGCCGCCGAGGTCCCGTCGGCGGGGACGTTCGGCCGGCCGGTGAGGTGA
- a CDS encoding RNA-guided endonuclease InsQ/TnpB family protein → MSRFRLQPSPAQEQVLAEHCGHARYVWNLAVEQHAHWRPGIKSAPGFAEQCRQLTEARAAFDWLRAGSIIVQQQALKDFAHAMSNFFGKTHRRPTFRKRGQGEGFRIVAVKPGDVRRLSRNVGEVRIPKVGWVRLRWSRTVAEAKSYRVTRDAAGRWHIAFATIPEPLPAPGRGEVVGVDRGVSVSAALSTGDLLNTPALHDGEKRRLLRLQRKLARAKRGSNRRGTVKAAIARLKARESDRRKDWVEKTSTDLALRFDVIAVEDLKIGNMTRSVRGTIEAPGRNVCQKAGLNRGILAAGWGRLVTRLEQKAPGRVRKINPRYTSQTCNVCKHIARESRESQALFLCVACGWRDNADVNAAKNIRDTAVGQTVAARRGAGLPEPANREPQRDLLLVG, encoded by the coding sequence ATGTCCCGCTTCCGGCTTCAGCCTTCGCCTGCCCAAGAGCAGGTACTGGCTGAGCACTGCGGGCACGCCCGATACGTGTGGAACCTCGCGGTGGAGCAGCACGCCCACTGGCGGCCCGGCATCAAGTCCGCGCCCGGTTTCGCCGAGCAGTGCCGACAGCTCACCGAAGCCCGCGCCGCGTTCGACTGGCTGCGCGCCGGGTCGATCATCGTTCAGCAGCAGGCGCTCAAGGACTTCGCTCACGCCATGAGCAACTTCTTCGGCAAAACCCACCGCAGGCCGACCTTCCGCAAGCGTGGGCAGGGCGAAGGGTTTCGGATCGTCGCGGTCAAGCCCGGTGATGTGCGCCGCCTGTCGCGCAACGTCGGCGAGGTGAGGATCCCCAAGGTCGGCTGGGTGCGGTTGCGCTGGTCTCGTACCGTCGCCGAGGCGAAGTCCTACCGGGTGACCCGCGATGCGGCCGGACGCTGGCATATCGCGTTCGCGACGATTCCCGAACCGCTCCCCGCACCGGGGAGGGGAGAGGTCGTCGGAGTGGACCGGGGCGTGAGCGTGTCGGCCGCCCTGTCGACGGGCGATCTGCTGAACACCCCTGCCCTGCACGATGGGGAGAAGAGGCGTCTGCTGCGGCTTCAGCGCAAACTCGCCCGCGCCAAGCGGGGGTCGAACCGGCGCGGCACGGTCAAGGCCGCGATCGCCCGCCTGAAGGCGCGTGAGAGCGACCGCCGCAAAGACTGGGTGGAGAAGACCTCGACCGATCTGGCCCTGCGGTTCGACGTCATCGCGGTCGAAGACCTGAAGATCGGCAACATGACCCGGTCGGTTCGCGGCACCATCGAGGCGCCCGGCAGGAATGTCTGTCAGAAAGCGGGCCTGAACCGGGGCATCCTCGCAGCCGGGTGGGGCCGACTCGTGACCCGCTTGGAGCAGAAGGCTCCTGGCCGGGTGCGGAAGATCAACCCGCGGTACACGTCGCAGACCTGCAACGTCTGCAAGCACATCGCCAGGGAGAGCCGCGAGAGTCAAGCTCTCTTCCTGTGCGTGGCCTGCGGGTGGCGGGACAACGCCGACGTCAACGCCGCGAAGAACATCCGAGATACCGCCGTTGGGCAGACGGTGGCTGCGCGGAGAGGCGCCGGGTTGCCGGAGCCTGCGAACCGTGAACCTCAACGCGACCTTCTCCTCGTGGGGTAG
- a CDS encoding TIGR03086 family metal-binding protein, translating to MDDMMPLMTHATERTAGLVRAVRQEQLGSSTPCAKFDVKDLINHLEWVAEMFESLGRKGPNVEQGPYAGDFPERAERMLAAWSRPEAWEGTSPAMGLPMTMLAHMYLVDMVVHGWDLARATGQEYEPDPEAVSRALHFTDQMAEMGRQRGAFGPPVAVPDDAPRFDRLLGVIGRDPAWTP from the coding sequence ATGGACGACATGATGCCGCTGATGACGCACGCCACCGAACGGACCGCGGGATTGGTGCGCGCGGTACGGCAGGAGCAGCTCGGGTCCTCGACGCCATGCGCGAAGTTCGACGTCAAGGACCTGATCAACCACCTCGAGTGGGTGGCGGAGATGTTCGAGTCGCTGGGTCGCAAGGGGCCGAACGTCGAGCAGGGGCCTTACGCGGGCGACTTCCCCGAGCGGGCGGAGCGCATGCTGGCCGCCTGGTCGCGGCCCGAGGCCTGGGAGGGGACCAGCCCCGCCATGGGCCTGCCGATGACCATGCTGGCCCACATGTACCTCGTCGACATGGTCGTGCACGGCTGGGACCTGGCCAGGGCCACCGGCCAGGAGTACGAGCCGGACCCCGAGGCCGTCTCGCGGGCGCTGCACTTCACCGACCAGATGGCGGAGATGGGCAGGCAGCGCGGTGCCTTCGGGCCGCCGGTGGCAGTGCCGGACGACGCCCCGCGGTTCGACCGCCTGCTCGGCGTCATCGGCCGGGATCCGGCCTGGACGCCGTGA
- a CDS encoding Dps family protein — protein sequence MSSITSPLKPEDKKVVGQALQGALVDLLDLSLLTKQAHWNVIGHNFRTLHLQLDKIVSSARKHSDTVAERAVAMGCNPDGRSSTIASHTEVPQLEAGYINDGKVVAAMTDILGSIIRRMRERIVATEKPDLVTQDLLIEITQDLEKHHWMIEAQR from the coding sequence ATGTCCTCGATCACCAGTCCACTCAAGCCAGAAGACAAGAAGGTCGTCGGCCAGGCGCTCCAGGGTGCGCTCGTCGACCTGCTCGACCTGTCGCTCCTGACCAAGCAGGCCCACTGGAATGTGATCGGTCATAACTTCCGCACACTGCACCTGCAGCTCGACAAGATCGTCTCGTCGGCCAGGAAGCACTCGGACACCGTCGCCGAGCGCGCGGTCGCCATGGGGTGCAACCCCGACGGCCGGTCCTCCACGATCGCGAGCCACACCGAGGTGCCGCAGCTGGAGGCGGGCTACATCAACGACGGCAAGGTCGTCGCCGCCATGACGGACATCCTCGGATCCATCATCCGCCGGATGCGCGAGCGGATCGTCGCCACCGAGAAGCCCGACCTGGTGACCCAGGATCTCCTGATCGAGATCACTCAGGACCTGGAGAAGCATCACTGGATGATCGAGGCCCAGCGCTAG
- a CDS encoding MerR family transcriptional regulator: MEWTIGELAERASAALAPTARLNGRVRDVPNERLIRWYATIGLLDPPLARRGRVALYGRRHLLQLIAVKRRQADGRTIAEIQAELTGATDQTLESIARIPERSPEHTAETVSPRTARPRFWAEPSSAPVETGLTPPQKPAPPPKPAPHPAARFPPPAPATETRPPAPPAPPAPPAVLAVIVHGVRLADGVTLLLDGGADGGRAPSPDDLAEITAAAQGLLSLLRERGLTPPEGTHS, encoded by the coding sequence ATGGAATGGACCATCGGTGAACTGGCCGAGCGGGCGTCCGCGGCGCTGGCCCCCACCGCCCGGCTCAACGGGCGGGTCAGGGACGTGCCCAACGAGCGGCTCATCCGGTGGTACGCCACGATCGGCCTACTCGATCCCCCCTTGGCCCGACGCGGCCGGGTGGCCCTGTACGGCAGGCGCCACCTGCTCCAGCTCATCGCGGTCAAGCGGCGCCAGGCCGACGGCCGGACCATCGCCGAGATCCAGGCCGAGCTGACCGGAGCCACCGACCAGACCCTGGAGTCGATCGCCCGCATCCCCGAGCGGTCGCCCGAGCACACAGCCGAGACGGTCTCCCCCAGGACGGCACGCCCGCGCTTCTGGGCCGAGCCGTCCTCGGCCCCGGTGGAGACCGGCCTCACACCACCGCAGAAACCCGCGCCACCACCGAAACCGGCCCCCCATCCGGCCGCGCGGTTCCCGCCTCCCGCGCCGGCCACGGAAACCCGGCCACCCGCCCCACCCGCCCCACCCGCCCCGCCTGCCGTGCTTGCCGTGATCGTGCACGGCGTACGCCTGGCGGACGGCGTGACGCTGCTGCTCGACGGCGGCGCCGACGGCGGACGCGCCCCCTCACCCGACGACCTCGCCGAGATCACCGCCGCGGCACAGGGGCTCCTGTCGCTCCTGCGCGAACGCGGCCTCACACCTCCGGAAGGAACGCACTCATGA
- the mmuM gene encoding homocysteine S-methyltransferase, which translates to MVILDGGLATHLEELGADLRDDLWSAKLLLENPSVIRQAHLDYFTAGAEVAITASYQASIPAFLRRGLSAAEAEDLILLSVHLAAQARDAHGSGTVAASVGPYGAYLANGAEYTGKYDLDEDGLTDWHRDRWHILADSEADLLACETIPSYLEARALRRLLAETPGMRAWVSFSCRDGLHINDGTPLRTAAGLFAGNPQVIAIGVNCTAPRHVLNLISQIKGKPTMVYPNSGEVWDSANRRWLGLADPVEFGEAAAGWTAAGSAFVGGCCRTTPEHIRQIRAHLT; encoded by the coding sequence ATGGTGATTCTGGACGGCGGCCTGGCCACCCATTTGGAGGAGCTGGGCGCGGACCTGCGAGACGACCTGTGGTCGGCGAAGCTCCTGCTGGAGAACCCCTCCGTGATCCGGCAGGCGCATCTCGACTACTTCACCGCCGGTGCCGAGGTGGCGATAACGGCGAGTTATCAGGCGAGCATCCCGGCGTTCCTGAGGCGGGGTCTGAGCGCCGCCGAGGCCGAGGACCTGATCCTGCTCTCCGTGCACCTCGCCGCCCAGGCCAGGGACGCCCACGGCTCGGGGACCGTGGCCGCCAGCGTCGGACCCTACGGCGCCTACCTGGCCAACGGCGCCGAGTACACCGGAAAGTACGACCTCGACGAGGACGGTCTGACCGACTGGCACCGCGACCGCTGGCACATCCTGGCCGACAGCGAGGCCGACCTGCTGGCCTGCGAGACCATCCCCTCCTACCTTGAGGCGAGGGCGCTCCGGCGGCTGCTGGCCGAGACGCCGGGGATGCGGGCCTGGGTGAGCTTCTCCTGCCGCGACGGCCTGCACATCAACGACGGCACCCCGCTGCGGACCGCAGCCGGCCTGTTCGCCGGCAACCCCCAGGTGATCGCGATCGGCGTCAACTGCACGGCACCGCGCCACGTGCTCAACCTGATCTCCCAGATCAAGGGCAAGCCCACCATGGTCTACCCCAACTCCGGCGAGGTCTGGGACTCGGCGAACCGCCGCTGGCTCGGGCTGGCCGACCCGGTGGAGTTCGGCGAGGCCGCGGCCGGGTGGACCGCGGCGGGTTCCGCCTTCGTCGGCGGCTGCTGCCGCACCACCCCGGAGCACATCCGCCAGATCCGCGCCCACCTGACCTGA
- a CDS encoding lysophospholipid acyltransferase family protein, with translation MFYWVVKAILGPLLHVIFRPWVEGVDNVPRQGPVILAGNHLSFADHFFGALFLRRKVISLGKSDYFTGRGLKGMVSRAFFSGVGTVPIDRSGGKASEAALRTGKRILNEGHVLAIYPEGTRSHDGRLYKGKTGVARLALESRVPVIPWAMVNTFEMMPPGRVLPKLGIRPGVKFGKPLDFTRYYGMEEDRLVLRAVTDEIMYALMELSGQEYVDRYAASAKAEAARAAKEATAQARKRP, from the coding sequence GTGTTCTACTGGGTGGTGAAGGCGATCCTCGGACCCCTGCTCCACGTGATTTTCCGCCCGTGGGTGGAGGGCGTGGACAACGTACCGAGGCAGGGACCGGTGATTCTGGCCGGAAACCACCTGTCGTTCGCCGACCACTTCTTCGGCGCGCTCTTCCTGCGGCGCAAGGTGATCTCTCTCGGCAAGTCCGACTACTTCACCGGCCGCGGCCTCAAGGGCATGGTGAGCAGGGCCTTCTTCAGCGGTGTCGGCACCGTCCCCATCGACCGCTCAGGGGGCAAGGCCAGCGAGGCGGCGCTCCGTACCGGCAAACGCATCCTCAACGAGGGCCATGTGCTCGCCATCTACCCCGAGGGCACCCGCTCCCACGACGGCCGTCTCTACAAGGGCAAGACCGGGGTGGCCCGGCTGGCGCTGGAGTCGCGCGTGCCGGTCATCCCGTGGGCGATGGTCAACACCTTTGAGATGATGCCTCCCGGCCGCGTCCTGCCCAAGCTGGGCATCCGCCCGGGCGTGAAGTTCGGCAAGCCGCTGGACTTCACCCGCTACTACGGGATGGAGGAGGACCGACTCGTCCTGCGCGCCGTCACCGACGAGATCATGTACGCGCTGATGGAGCTCTCGGGTCAGGAGTACGTCGACAGGTACGCCGCGAGCGCCAAGGCCGAGGCCGCCCGCGCAGCCAAGGAGGCCACCGCTCAGGCGCGCAAGCGCCCCTGA
- a CDS encoding helix-turn-helix domain-containing protein: MAAILPRLPEARLVETRQRGWVDPYAGLNAFNFARQAPSPEISAYVDHFWVVTWTDLAEPYEQRIVSHPTVNMTITPNFHRIAGVIKGGFSYTMRGSGRVLGTRFRPGGFRPFLGGPVSQLTGRFVEIDEMYGAAGATLVEQVLAEPDTRAAIALTETFLLSLRPDQDPPAEEVAALVAMAESDVSVTRVDELAARSGRSVRSLQRLFRDHVGIGPKWVIRRFRLHEAAERVYRGLDLATLAAELGYTDQAHLTRDFTAAVGMPPAAYARLRSQA; encoded by the coding sequence ATGGCAGCCATCCTGCCCCGCCTACCTGAGGCGCGGCTTGTAGAAACGCGACAGCGCGGCTGGGTCGACCCGTACGCAGGGCTCAACGCCTTCAATTTCGCCCGTCAGGCGCCATCGCCCGAAATTTCGGCGTATGTGGATCACTTCTGGGTCGTCACCTGGACCGACCTCGCCGAGCCGTACGAACAGCGCATCGTCTCGCACCCCACCGTGAACATGACGATCACCCCGAACTTCCACCGGATCGCGGGAGTGATCAAGGGCGGGTTCTCCTACACGATGCGGGGCAGCGGCCGCGTGCTCGGCACACGCTTCCGCCCCGGCGGCTTCCGGCCGTTCCTCGGCGGCCCGGTGTCCCAGCTGACCGGCCGCTTCGTGGAGATCGACGAGATGTACGGCGCGGCGGGCGCGACCCTGGTCGAGCAGGTCCTGGCCGAGCCCGACACCCGGGCCGCCATCGCACTCACCGAGACGTTCCTGCTGAGTCTGAGGCCGGATCAGGATCCGCCGGCGGAAGAGGTCGCGGCGCTGGTGGCGATGGCGGAGAGCGACGTGTCCGTGACCAGGGTCGACGAGCTGGCCGCCAGGTCGGGGCGGTCGGTGCGCTCGCTGCAGCGGCTGTTCCGGGACCACGTCGGCATCGGCCCCAAGTGGGTGATCCGCCGCTTCCGGCTGCACGAGGCCGCGGAGCGGGTCTACCGGGGCCTCGACCTCGCCACGCTGGCCGCCGAGCTCGGCTACACCGACCAGGCCCACCTGACCCGCGACTTCACCGCCGCGGTCGGCATGCCACCCGCCGCCTACGCCCGGCTCAGAAGCCAGGCCTGA